A window from Brucella sp. BE17 encodes these proteins:
- a CDS encoding phosphoglycerate kinase yields the protein MTFRTLDDADVKSKRVLVRVDLNVPMANGEVTDLTRIERIVPTVEELSKNGAKVILLAHFGRPKGVASDENSLKQVVKPLAKVLDFDVSFAEDSIGEKAKTAVDALKDGDILLLENTRFHKGEEKNDADYVAALAANGDIFVNDAFSAAHRAHASTEGLAHVLPAYAGRAMQAELEALQKGLGQPARPVVAIVGGAKVSTKLDLLSNLIEKVDALVIGGGMANTFLAAQGHDVGKSLCEHDLAPTAREIMAKAERTKCAIILPVDAVVGWHFAADTPNQTYGVDAVPHDGMILDAGSLSTDLIASAIDDAATLIWNGPLGAFELRPFDTATVKTAKHVAARTKAGKLVSVGGGGDTVAALNHAGVADDFTYISTAGGAFLEWMKGKPLPGVDVLKK from the coding sequence ATGACGTTTCGCACCCTTGACGATGCCGATGTAAAATCAAAACGCGTTCTGGTTCGTGTCGATCTCAATGTACCGATGGCCAATGGGGAAGTCACGGACCTCACCCGTATCGAGCGCATCGTGCCGACCGTCGAAGAGTTGTCGAAGAATGGCGCAAAAGTTATTCTGCTCGCGCATTTCGGCCGTCCGAAAGGGGTTGCTTCCGACGAAAATTCTCTCAAACAGGTCGTCAAGCCGCTCGCTAAAGTCCTGGATTTCGATGTGTCTTTCGCTGAAGACAGCATCGGCGAGAAGGCCAAAACAGCCGTCGATGCGTTGAAAGACGGTGATATCCTGTTGCTCGAAAACACCCGTTTTCACAAGGGCGAAGAAAAGAACGACGCTGACTACGTGGCAGCGCTTGCCGCCAATGGCGACATTTTCGTCAACGATGCCTTTTCAGCAGCCCACCGCGCCCATGCCTCGACCGAAGGGCTTGCGCATGTGCTGCCTGCTTATGCCGGGCGCGCCATGCAGGCCGAGCTTGAAGCGCTTCAAAAAGGTCTGGGGCAACCCGCCCGCCCGGTGGTTGCCATTGTCGGCGGTGCCAAGGTTTCAACCAAGCTCGACCTCCTTTCCAACCTCATCGAAAAAGTCGACGCGCTGGTAATCGGTGGCGGCATGGCCAACACCTTTCTCGCGGCCCAAGGCCATGATGTTGGCAAATCGCTTTGCGAACACGACCTTGCGCCAACCGCGCGCGAAATCATGGCCAAAGCCGAAAGGACCAAATGTGCGATCATCCTGCCGGTTGATGCTGTTGTGGGCTGGCATTTTGCCGCCGACACACCAAACCAGACCTATGGCGTCGATGCCGTTCCGCATGATGGCATGATACTTGATGCAGGTAGCCTTTCGACCGATCTGATCGCCTCGGCCATTGATGATGCCGCGACATTGATCTGGAACGGACCGCTTGGCGCCTTTGAACTGCGCCCCTTCGATACGGCTACGGTCAAGACCGCCAAACATGTCGCAGCCCGCACCAAGGCAGGCAAGCTTGTGTCGGTCGGCGGCGGCGGTGATACGGTCGCAGCGCTCAATCATGCCGGTGTGGCCGATGATTTCACCTATATCTCGACCGCAGGCGGGGCCTTCCTTGAATGGATGAAAGGCAAACCGCTACCGGGCGTCGATGTGCTGAAGAAATAA